One window from the genome of Nitrospirota bacterium encodes:
- a CDS encoding PIN domain-containing protein has translation MKKLRIYLDVCCLNRPFDDQTQARIHLESEAVLSILNYSQTLNWNVIGSEAIDIEISKMPDSEKKLKVSILASMHQSYIAVDRGLEFRALKLEKLGFKTFDALHIACAEKGDADVLLTTDDGLLSKAAQRRSNLKIEIRNPLEWVAEVIR, from the coding sequence ATGAAAAAACTAAGGATTTATCTTGATGTGTGTTGTTTAAATCGCCCATTTGATGATCAAACACAGGCCAGGATACATCTTGAATCAGAGGCAGTCCTGTCTATATTAAATTATAGTCAGACTTTGAATTGGAATGTGATTGGCAGCGAAGCTATAGACATAGAAATATCCAAAATGCCTGATAGCGAGAAAAAGCTTAAAGTCAGCATTCTTGCATCAATGCATCAGTCATACATTGCCGTTGATAGAGGTCTTGAATTTAGAGCTTTAAAACTTGAAAAATTAGGATTTAAGACATTTGATGCTCTGCACATCGCTTGCGCTGAGAAAGGCGATGCAGATGTTTTGCTTACAACGGATGACGGCTTATTAAGCAAGGCGGCTCAGCGCAGAAGTAATTTAAAAATAGAAATAAGAAACCCACTTGAATGGGTGGCGGAGGTAATTAGATGA